The Nitrospinota bacterium nucleotide sequence GCCACGATTGTAAAAATAAACAGGTTCGGATAGGGATATGAAAAGCTACATTCTGGAAAACAAAAAGAACATGATCGACGCCGAGGTGAAGGAGAACCTTAAAAAGGGGATGGAACACAAGGTTGAAGAGCTGGAACTCCCGGAGAACCATGAGGATATTTATCCCATTTTTGCTGACAAGGAGGACGGAATAATATTCATCCCTGCCATATGGACCGACCTTTATTGCGTGAAGATAATCAACGAAGTTGAACATCTAAAAGGGGTATTCGGAGCGGTAATCGTTGGGAAAACCCCGAAGGCTTCGGAACTGGTGGTGGCGTTCAACGAAGGGCTTTACGCCTACCTTGAGACGCCGATGGACAAGCAGAACTTCAAGCAGACGCTTACAAGGGTCTTCGGAAAACTGAGAAAGAAATCGGGAGAGAATCTTGTGCTCGGGCGTATCAAACAGTATGAGTCGGGCCTGTCGCCCAGATCGTTTTCCCATCAGATGCACGAGAGGGACCACCTTTTGGCGAAGGCATATATCGATGTTCTAAAGGACCGGGGGCCGCTAATGGACGG carries:
- a CDS encoding response regulator — encoded protein: MKSYILENKKNMIDAEVKENLKKGMEHKVEELELPENHEDIYPIFADKEDGIIFIPAIWTDLYCVKIINEVEHLKGVFGAVIVGKTPKASELVVAFNEGLYAYLETPMDKQNFKQTLTRVFGKLRKKSGENLVLGRIKQYESGLSPRSFSHQMHERDHLLAKAYIDVLKDRGPLMDGTVKVLLVTASKAQEGRLEKFLKELGLKIESVDSMAAALEKASVGKFELIITDNMLPDGDAITFVDKLRKLMKKSLPRVIVWSSSPEKFASLLGPENHIDDVILKPGPGAGIEVILPSIVAAIYSLHT